The following coding sequences are from one Ancylobacter sp. TS-1 window:
- a CDS encoding BA14K family protein — translation MKKFNIALAAAATLLTSSVVPAMSAPWSPQGLSNQGSQVEQVRYRRGPYYGGGRNYYRGYRGYNYYRPGYRQYNGWWYPAGAFAAGAIIGGAIGAMANQPTYAAPPAYAGGGGAHVQWCASQYRSYRAYDNTFQPYNGPRQQCVSPY, via the coding sequence ATGAAAAAGTTCAATATCGCCCTCGCCGCGGCCGCAACTCTGCTCACATCCAGCGTCGTTCCGGCAATGTCCGCTCCGTGGAGCCCGCAGGGACTGAGCAATCAGGGCTCGCAGGTGGAGCAGGTGCGTTATCGTCGTGGACCTTATTACGGTGGTGGCCGAAATTACTATCGCGGCTACCGCGGTTACAACTATTACCGGCCCGGCTATCGTCAATATAATGGCTGGTGGTATCCCGCCGGGGCCTTCGCGGCCGGCGCGATCATCGGCGGTGCCATCGGCGCCATGGCCAACCAGCCGACCTATGCCGCACCGCCGGCCTATGCAGGCGGTGGCGGCGCCCATGTGCAGTGGTGCGCCAGCCAGTACCGTTCCTACCGGGCCTATGACAACACCTTCCAGCCCTATAACGGGCCGCGCCAGCAGTGCGTCTCGCCCTACTAA
- a CDS encoding heme-binding protein, giving the protein MPSLTLNAAQTILSTALDVIRKGNFKPMAVVVLDARGAVKVSAAEDGTSLKRFEVAHGKAYGALSLGMGSRSIFKRAKEQAFFVTSVTDVVGGALVPVPGGVLIRDESGEIVGAVGISGDTSENDEAAAIAGIEAAGLKADPGAD; this is encoded by the coding sequence ATGCCTAGCCTGACCCTGAATGCCGCCCAGACGATCCTGTCCACCGCCCTCGACGTCATCCGCAAGGGCAACTTCAAGCCGATGGCCGTCGTGGTGCTCGACGCGCGCGGGGCGGTGAAGGTATCCGCCGCCGAGGACGGCACCAGCCTGAAGCGCTTCGAGGTCGCCCACGGCAAGGCCTATGGCGCGCTCTCGCTCGGCATGGGCTCGCGCTCGATCTTCAAGCGGGCGAAGGAGCAGGCCTTCTTCGTCACCTCGGTGACGGACGTGGTCGGCGGCGCGCTGGTGCCGGTGCCCGGCGGCGTGCTGATCCGCGACGAGTCCGGCGAGATCGTCGGCGCGGTCGGCATCTCCGGCGACACGTCCGAGAATGACGAGGCGGCAGCGATTGCCGGCATCGAGGCGGCCGGGCTCAAGGCCGATCCCGGCGCCGACTGA
- a CDS encoding TRAP transporter substrate-binding protein translates to MIRFTRIVSAFAGTLLLAATAVAEPVEVKLGHVGEPGSLFDQTSQEFAKRANAKLGDKGKVVVYGSSQLGGDTELLKKLKLGTVDLALPSTVMTTVAPEFGVFEMPYLVKDRDHAAKIREAVIKPVLVPIAKDKGYEIIAVWENGIRHVTNNTRPINKPEDLKGIKLRVPQGVWRVRMFQAYGATPSPMALSEVFVALQTGVMDGQENPLAQIYPSRFQEVQKYLSMTGHVYTPAYLTAGRSWSKLPPDVQKALTETAIEMEPVALEIAARLDGELLGKLKEAGMQVNEVDKAAFIAASKPVYEEFAKEVPGGQKLVDDSLALGKGS, encoded by the coding sequence ATGATCCGCTTCACGCGAATCGTGTCGGCATTCGCCGGCACTCTGTTGCTAGCCGCTACCGCAGTCGCCGAACCCGTCGAGGTCAAGCTCGGCCATGTCGGCGAGCCTGGCTCGCTGTTCGACCAGACCTCGCAGGAATTCGCCAAGCGCGCCAATGCCAAGCTGGGCGACAAGGGCAAGGTCGTCGTCTACGGCTCCAGCCAGCTCGGCGGCGACACCGAACTGCTCAAGAAGCTCAAGCTCGGCACCGTCGATCTCGCCCTCCCCTCGACCGTGATGACCACGGTCGCGCCGGAATTCGGCGTGTTCGAAATGCCCTATCTGGTCAAGGACCGCGATCATGCGGCCAAGATCCGGGAAGCCGTCATCAAGCCGGTGCTGGTGCCGATCGCCAAGGACAAGGGCTACGAGATCATCGCGGTCTGGGAGAACGGCATCCGCCACGTCACCAACAACACGCGTCCGATCAACAAGCCGGAAGACCTCAAGGGCATCAAGCTGCGCGTCCCGCAGGGCGTGTGGCGCGTGCGCATGTTCCAGGCCTATGGCGCAACGCCGAGCCCGATGGCGCTCTCCGAAGTCTTCGTCGCCCTGCAGACCGGCGTGATGGACGGGCAGGAGAACCCGCTCGCCCAGATCTACCCCTCGCGCTTCCAGGAAGTGCAGAAGTACCTGTCGATGACCGGCCATGTCTACACGCCGGCCTATCTCACCGCCGGCCGCAGCTGGTCGAAGCTGCCGCCCGACGTTCAGAAGGCGCTGACCGAGACCGCCATCGAGATGGAGCCGGTGGCTCTTGAGATCGCCGCCCGGCTCGACGGCGAGCTTCTCGGCAAGCTCAAGGAAGCGGGCATGCAGGTGAACGAGGTCGACAAGGCCGCCTTCATCGCCGCATCCAAGCCGGTCTATGAGGAGTTCGCGAAGGAAGTCCCTGGCGGCCAGAAGCTGGTCGACGACTCCCTCGCCCTCGGCAAGGGCTCCTGA
- a CDS encoding TRAP transporter small permease, translating into MEVIAAALMAALTGIIVLGFVFRAIDLSLVWYDEIASIGLCWLTYYGSALAALRGAHIGFPGIVNAFPPSLRVASTIVAEIIVLAFFVILTVTGLEVLDILQGSTLVSLPNVSLVVTQSVIPITAVLFIIAELIRFPEVLAAARGAGFEDHELKEALETVHESAPAAGGNVR; encoded by the coding sequence TTGGAAGTCATCGCTGCCGCGCTGATGGCGGCCCTGACCGGCATCATCGTGCTCGGCTTCGTTTTTCGCGCCATCGATCTTTCGCTGGTCTGGTACGACGAGATTGCCTCGATCGGCCTGTGCTGGCTGACCTATTACGGCAGCGCCCTGGCGGCCCTGCGCGGCGCTCATATCGGCTTTCCGGGCATTGTGAACGCTTTCCCGCCGTCGCTGCGCGTCGCCAGCACCATCGTCGCGGAAATCATCGTGCTGGCGTTCTTCGTCATCCTCACCGTCACCGGCCTTGAGGTGCTCGACATCCTCCAGGGCAGCACGCTGGTCTCGCTGCCGAACGTGTCGCTGGTCGTCACCCAGTCGGTCATCCCGATCACGGCGGTGCTGTTCATCATCGCCGAGCTGATACGCTTCCCCGAGGTTCTCGCCGCCGCGCGGGGGGCCGGCTTCGAGGACCACGAGCTGAAGGAAGCGCTGGAAACCGTCCATGAATCGGCTCCTGCCGCGGGAGGCAACGTCCGATGA
- a CDS encoding TRAP transporter large permease → MGLMFIGLFGMVLLNVPIAVALGMVAVIAIWATQGADMLPNVALVMFEGATNFPLLAIPLFILAGGIMNSSSISRRLINLASAMLGFVRGGLAMVTIGSSMFFAEISGSAVAGVAALGSLLIPAMKSRGYSKEFAAAISSSSASLAIILPPSIPMILYAVMAQVSVVKMFISGLLPGLLGGAGLALASWYYAVKNDFPVEQRFAWSRLVTAFREALWALMLPVVILGGIFGGFVTATEGAAVAVCAALFISVIVYRELDFRALYRALVDGALQTAVVMLLVASSALVGVFLTESRVPQALASSIAELTTNPYLVLLLLNVLFLILGMFLHSAAAIILTVPIVLPLIQQVGIDPVHFGLVLTLNLAIGQQTPPVASVLIAACSIAKSDIWQTTKANVGFLFVLLMVLMICTYVPWFALAPTQWFYGDPSIGAMPVN, encoded by the coding sequence ATGGGTCTTATGTTCATCGGCCTGTTCGGCATGGTGCTGCTGAACGTGCCGATCGCCGTGGCTCTCGGCATGGTGGCGGTGATCGCCATCTGGGCGACGCAGGGCGCCGACATGCTGCCGAACGTGGCGCTGGTCATGTTCGAGGGCGCCACCAACTTCCCGCTGCTGGCGATCCCGCTCTTCATCCTCGCTGGCGGCATCATGAACTCGTCGTCGATCTCGCGGCGGCTGATCAACCTCGCCTCCGCCATGCTCGGCTTCGTGCGCGGCGGCCTCGCCATGGTGACGATCGGCTCCTCGATGTTCTTCGCCGAGATTTCCGGCTCGGCGGTCGCCGGCGTCGCCGCGCTCGGCTCGCTGCTGATCCCGGCCATGAAGAGCCGCGGCTACAGCAAGGAATTCGCCGCGGCGATCTCCTCCTCTTCGGCGAGCCTGGCGATCATCCTGCCGCCGTCCATCCCCATGATCCTCTACGCGGTCATGGCGCAGGTCTCGGTGGTGAAGATGTTCATCTCCGGCCTGCTTCCCGGCCTGCTGGGCGGCGCGGGACTGGCGCTGGCGAGCTGGTACTACGCGGTGAAGAACGACTTCCCCGTCGAACAGCGCTTCGCCTGGAGCCGGCTGGTGACGGCCTTCCGTGAGGCCCTGTGGGCGCTCATGCTGCCGGTCGTCATCCTCGGCGGCATCTTCGGCGGCTTCGTCACCGCCACCGAAGGCGCGGCCGTGGCCGTGTGCGCGGCGCTATTCATCTCGGTCATCGTCTATCGCGAGCTCGACTTCAGGGCCCTTTACCGGGCGCTCGTCGACGGCGCGCTGCAGACGGCGGTGGTCATGCTGCTGGTCGCCTCCTCGGCGCTGGTCGGCGTGTTCCTGACCGAAAGCCGGGTGCCGCAGGCTCTCGCCAGCTCCATCGCCGAGCTGACGACCAACCCCTACCTCGTCCTGCTGCTGCTGAACGTGCTCTTCCTCATCCTGGGCATGTTCCTGCATTCGGCGGCGGCGATCATCCTCACCGTTCCGATCGTCCTGCCCCTGATCCAGCAGGTGGGCATCGACCCGGTGCATTTCGGACTGGTGCTGACGCTGAACCTCGCCATCGGCCAGCAGACCCCGCCCGTGGCCTCGGTGCTCATCGCCGCCTGCTCGATCGCCAAATCGGACATCTGGCAGACGACCAAGGCCAATGTCGGCTTCCTGTTCGTGCTGCTGATGGTGCTGATGATCTGCACCTATGTGCCGTGGTTCGCGCTGGCGCCGACCCAGTGGTTCTATGGCGACCCCTCGATCGGCGCCATGCCGGTGAACTGA
- a CDS encoding FAD-binding and (Fe-S)-binding domain-containing protein, translating to MAARLTPGLERRLKAEVSGDVWFDRFNRGRYATDASFYQIMPLGVVVPRTAEEAERAIALARVEGIPVTPRGGGTSQCGQTINDSLVIDGSKHLNRILELDVEGRRCVVEPGIVLDDLNRALKKHGLWYPVDVSTASRATIGGMAGNNSCGGRSLRYGTMRDNVLSIDAMLADGTKAHFGQVDHNLSGLPLDSPLAPLARDLLDLGAREAGEVAARFPSVQRRVGGYNLDALVPNERGYNLAHILVGSEGTLAYSTRIELKLWPLIGKKVVGACHFGSFYQAMDAAQHLVKLKPIAVELVDSTLLALASEIPMFQATLRQFVRGTPEAILLVEFAEDEAENERRLKLLEDTMGDLGFGWDREGARWGGVVAVREAGLQAAIADVRTSGLNIMMSMKQAGKPVSFVEDCAVPLPHLADYTARLTEVFEKNGTRGTWYAHASEGCLHVRPVLNLRLEKDVKAMRAIAEEAFAMVREYKGSHSGEHGDGIVRSEFHEPMFGSRLVRAFEEVKDRFDPNGLYNPGKIVRAPKFDDRSLFRYAPDYKVEPIRAALDWTGYSGEGGGLQGAIEMCNNNGACRKAVGGVMCPSYRVTRDEKDVTRGRANTLRLAISGRLGPDALASDEMMETLKLCVSCKGCRRECPTGVDMAKMKIEALAARAKAKGITLHQRLVAYMPRYACLAARVPWLLNLRDSLPGAAKFSEIVAQFSARRTLPRWRADAFREDDVAFGPADGREVVLFADTFNRWFEKENVVAALDVLTSAGYRVHMPRPVDGSRRALCCGRTFLSAGLVDEARAEARRVVETYAPFVARGVPVVGLEPSCLLAFRDELPSMLPGEGTQKLSAHALLIEEFIAREIDAGRFDLPLAPVAEKALLHGHCHQKSFGAMGAVEKALRLVPGLHVETVESSCCGMAGAFGYHAETIDTSLAMAELSLLPAVRKAEPGTLVVADGTSCRHQIHDGADRDAIHVVQVLARSAAAARSRQPARRLEAAE from the coding sequence ATGGCGGCACGGCTGACGCCCGGACTGGAGCGGCGTCTGAAGGCGGAAGTCTCGGGAGATGTGTGGTTCGACCGCTTCAATCGCGGCCGCTACGCCACGGACGCCTCGTTCTACCAGATCATGCCGCTCGGCGTTGTCGTGCCGCGTACCGCCGAGGAGGCCGAACGCGCCATCGCGCTCGCCCGCGTGGAGGGCATCCCGGTCACGCCGCGCGGTGGCGGCACCTCGCAATGCGGCCAGACCATCAACGATTCGCTCGTCATCGACGGCTCCAAGCACCTCAACCGCATTCTGGAACTCGACGTCGAGGGCCGGCGCTGCGTGGTCGAGCCGGGCATCGTGCTCGACGACCTGAACCGGGCGCTGAAGAAGCACGGGCTCTGGTACCCGGTCGACGTGTCGACCGCCTCGCGCGCCACCATCGGCGGCATGGCCGGCAACAATAGCTGTGGCGGGCGCTCGCTGCGCTACGGCACGATGCGCGACAATGTGCTGTCCATCGACGCCATGCTGGCCGACGGCACCAAGGCGCATTTCGGCCAGGTGGACCACAACCTTTCCGGCCTGCCCCTCGATTCGCCACTGGCCCCGCTCGCCCGCGACCTGCTCGACCTCGGCGCCCGCGAGGCCGGTGAGGTGGCCGCACGATTCCCCAGCGTCCAGCGCCGCGTCGGCGGCTACAATCTCGATGCGCTGGTGCCCAATGAGCGGGGTTATAACCTCGCCCATATCCTCGTCGGCTCGGAGGGCACGCTCGCCTATTCCACCCGCATCGAGCTGAAGCTCTGGCCGCTGATCGGCAAGAAGGTGGTCGGCGCCTGCCATTTCGGCAGCTTCTATCAGGCGATGGATGCCGCCCAGCATCTGGTGAAGCTCAAGCCCATTGCCGTCGAGCTGGTGGATTCGACGCTGCTGGCGCTGGCGAGCGAGATTCCGATGTTCCAGGCGACGCTGCGCCAGTTCGTGCGCGGCACGCCGGAGGCGATCCTCCTCGTCGAGTTCGCCGAGGACGAGGCGGAGAACGAGCGCCGGCTGAAGCTTCTTGAAGACACGATGGGCGATCTCGGCTTCGGCTGGGACCGCGAGGGCGCGCGGTGGGGCGGCGTCGTCGCCGTGCGCGAGGCGGGCTTGCAGGCCGCCATTGCCGATGTGCGCACCTCCGGCCTCAACATCATGATGTCGATGAAGCAGGCGGGCAAACCCGTCTCCTTCGTCGAGGACTGCGCCGTGCCGCTGCCGCACCTCGCCGACTACACGGCGCGGCTGACGGAAGTGTTCGAGAAGAACGGCACGCGCGGCACCTGGTACGCGCACGCCTCCGAAGGGTGCCTGCATGTGCGCCCGGTGCTGAACCTGCGCCTTGAGAAGGACGTGAAGGCGATGCGCGCCATCGCCGAGGAAGCCTTCGCCATGGTGCGTGAGTACAAGGGCTCGCATTCCGGCGAGCATGGCGACGGCATCGTGCGCTCGGAGTTCCACGAGCCGATGTTCGGCTCGCGCCTCGTGCGCGCCTTCGAGGAGGTGAAGGACCGCTTCGATCCGAATGGGCTCTACAATCCCGGCAAGATCGTGCGCGCCCCCAAATTCGACGACCGCAGCCTGTTCCGCTACGCGCCGGACTACAAGGTGGAGCCGATCCGGGCGGCGCTCGACTGGACCGGCTATTCCGGCGAGGGCGGCGGCCTGCAGGGCGCCATCGAGATGTGCAACAACAACGGCGCCTGCCGCAAGGCGGTGGGCGGCGTCATGTGCCCGAGCTATCGCGTCACCCGCGACGAGAAGGATGTGACGCGCGGGCGGGCAAATACGCTGCGCCTCGCCATTTCCGGCCGGCTCGGCCCCGATGCGCTCGCCTCCGACGAGATGATGGAGACGCTGAAGCTGTGCGTCTCCTGCAAGGGCTGCCGGCGCGAATGCCCCACCGGCGTCGACATGGCCAAGATGAAGATCGAGGCGCTGGCGGCGCGGGCGAAGGCGAAGGGCATCACCCTGCACCAGCGGCTCGTCGCCTACATGCCGCGCTATGCCTGCCTCGCGGCGAGGGTGCCGTGGCTGCTGAACCTGCGCGACAGCCTGCCGGGCGCGGCCAAGTTCTCCGAGATCGTGGCGCAGTTCTCCGCCCGCCGCACCCTGCCGCGCTGGCGCGCCGATGCCTTCCGCGAGGATGACGTCGCCTTCGGTCCGGCGGACGGGCGCGAGGTGGTGCTGTTCGCCGACACCTTCAACCGCTGGTTCGAGAAGGAGAACGTGGTCGCCGCGCTCGACGTGCTCACCTCGGCCGGCTACCGCGTGCACATGCCGCGTCCGGTGGATGGGAGCCGGCGGGCATTGTGCTGCGGGCGCACCTTCCTGTCCGCCGGCCTCGTCGACGAGGCGAGGGCCGAGGCGCGCCGCGTGGTGGAGACCTACGCCCCCTTCGTCGCGCGCGGCGTGCCGGTGGTGGGGCTGGAGCCGAGCTGTTTGCTCGCCTTCCGCGACGAGCTGCCCTCCATGCTGCCGGGGGAGGGGACGCAGAAGCTCTCCGCCCATGCGCTGCTGATCGAGGAATTCATCGCCCGCGAGATCGACGCCGGGCGCTTCGACCTGCCGCTGGCGCCGGTCGCCGAGAAGGCGCTGCTGCACGGCCACTGCCACCAGAAGTCCTTCGGCGCCATGGGCGCGGTGGAGAAGGCGCTGCGCCTCGTGCCGGGGCTGCATGTCGAGACGGTCGAATCGAGCTGCTGCGGCATGGCGGGGGCCTTCGGCTACCACGCCGAGACCATCGACACCTCGCTGGCCATGGCGGAACTCTCGCTGCTGCCAGCGGTGCGCAAGGCCGAGCCCGGCACGCTGGTGGTCGCCGACGGCACCTCCTGCCGTCACCAGATCCATGACGGCGCCGACCGCGACGCCATCCATGTCGTGCAGGTGCTGGCACGCAGCGCGGCGGCCGCCCGCAGCCGCCAGCCGGCGCGCCGGCTGGAAGCGGCAGAATAG
- a CDS encoding alanine--glyoxylate aminotransferase family protein: protein MSSNAARVAGRHFLQIPGPTPVPDRILRAMDMPTIDHRGPEFQKLGKRVLEGMKSVFKTASPVIIYPASGTGAWEAALANVLSPGDKVLMFETGHFATLWKNMAIKLGLHPEFIASDWRIGADADAIEARLREDKNHEFKAVCVVHNETSTGCISRIAEVRKAIDNAGHPALLLVDTISSLASIDYRHDEWGVDVTVSGSQKGLMLPPGLSFNAISDKALAAAKKSSMPKLFWSWEEMLPHNEKGFFPYTPGTNLLYGLAEAIDMLHEEGLDNVFARHDRHAEATRRAVRAWGLEVLCRDPKYYSSSLTAVLMPEGHDADAFREKTLNHFDMSLGTGLTKLSGRVFRIGHLGDTNDLTILGALAGVEMGLSVAGVPHRKGGTQAAMDYLADCASNPIRAAA, encoded by the coding sequence ATGTCCAGTAATGCCGCCCGGGTCGCGGGTCGTCATTTCCTGCAGATTCCGGGTCCCACCCCGGTGCCCGACCGCATCCTGCGCGCGATGGACATGCCGACCATCGACCACCGCGGCCCCGAGTTCCAGAAGCTCGGCAAGCGCGTTCTGGAAGGCATGAAGAGCGTCTTCAAGACCGCCAGCCCGGTCATCATCTACCCGGCCTCCGGCACCGGCGCGTGGGAAGCCGCGCTCGCCAACGTGCTCTCGCCCGGCGACAAGGTGCTGATGTTCGAAACCGGCCATTTCGCCACGCTGTGGAAGAACATGGCCATCAAGCTCGGCCTGCATCCCGAGTTCATCGCCTCCGACTGGCGCATCGGCGCCGATGCCGACGCCATCGAGGCGCGGCTGCGCGAGGACAAGAACCACGAGTTCAAGGCGGTCTGCGTGGTCCATAACGAGACCTCGACCGGCTGCATCTCGCGCATCGCCGAGGTGCGCAAGGCGATCGACAATGCCGGCCATCCCGCGCTGCTGCTCGTCGACACCATCTCCTCGCTGGCCTCGATCGACTACCGCCACGACGAATGGGGCGTCGACGTCACCGTTTCCGGCTCGCAGAAGGGCCTGATGCTGCCGCCGGGCCTGTCCTTCAACGCCATCTCCGACAAGGCGCTGGCGGCGGCGAAGAAGTCCTCCATGCCCAAGCTGTTCTGGTCGTGGGAGGAGATGCTGCCCCATAACGAGAAGGGCTTCTTCCCCTACACGCCCGGCACCAACCTGCTCTACGGCCTCGCCGAAGCCATCGACATGCTGCACGAGGAAGGGCTCGACAACGTCTTCGCCCGCCACGACCGCCACGCCGAGGCGACCCGCCGCGCCGTGCGCGCCTGGGGCCTGGAAGTGCTCTGCCGCGACCCGAAGTACTATTCGTCCTCGCTCACCGCCGTGCTGATGCCGGAAGGCCATGACGCCGACGCCTTCCGCGAGAAGACGCTGAACCATTTCGACATGTCGCTCGGCACCGGCCTCACCAAGCTGTCGGGCCGGGTGTTCCGCATCGGCCATCTCGGCGACACCAACGACCTGACCATTCTGGGCGCCCTCGCCGGCGTCGAGATGGGCCTGTCGGTCGCCGGCGTCCCGCACCGCAAGGGCGGCACGCAGGCCGCGATGGACTACCTCGCCGACTGCGCCTCGAACCCGATACGCGCCGCCGCGTGA
- a CDS encoding GntR family transcriptional regulator, with protein MAMSDTAIIPRRSLHDELAAQLRDMLMRGDLKAGDKISEQALCQRFGVSRTPLREALKVLANEGLLILSPNRGASVARVSPEEVDELFPIMGALEAVAGETACARATDADVAAVQAMHDEMLVYYRAGDPAAYLRLNRAIHEKFFDIAGNHALAQLYQTLMVRIHAVRFIAQKSSDRWREAVDDHEEMMAALRARDGARLGAILKLHLRHKAAMVHESLDPPDVRAAE; from the coding sequence ATGGCGATGTCGGATACGGCCATTATTCCGCGACGCAGCCTGCACGACGAGCTGGCCGCGCAGCTGCGCGACATGCTCATGCGCGGCGATCTCAAGGCCGGCGACAAGATCTCCGAACAGGCGCTGTGCCAGCGCTTCGGCGTCTCGCGCACCCCGCTGCGCGAGGCGCTGAAGGTTCTCGCCAATGAGGGCCTGCTGATTCTCTCGCCCAATCGCGGGGCGAGCGTGGCGCGCGTCTCGCCCGAAGAGGTGGACGAGTTGTTCCCGATCATGGGGGCGCTTGAGGCGGTGGCGGGCGAGACTGCCTGCGCCCGTGCCACCGACGCCGACGTCGCCGCCGTCCAGGCCATGCATGACGAGATGCTGGTGTATTACCGGGCCGGCGACCCGGCCGCCTATCTCAGGCTCAACCGGGCCATCCACGAGAAATTCTTCGACATCGCCGGCAACCACGCGCTGGCGCAGCTCTACCAGACCCTCATGGTGCGCATCCACGCGGTGCGCTTCATCGCCCAGAAGTCCAGCGACCGCTGGCGCGAGGCGGTGGACGATCATGAGGAGATGATGGCCGCGCTCAGGGCCCGCGACGGCGCGCGGCTCGGCGCCATCCTCAAGCTGCACCTGCGGCACAAGGCGGCGATGGTGCACGAATCGCTCGACCCGCCGGACGTCCGCGCCGCCGAGTAG
- a CDS encoding FMN-dependent NADH-azoreductase produces MSNATLLHLDSSILGGHSVSRQVSAAIVARLTQADPALRVVYRDLAADPLPHATPASMPADHPLSGGKGDVASQQALDAFLAADIVVIGAPMYNFSVPTQLRAWVDRILVPGKTFAYGANGAVSGLAGNKRVIVALARGGNYADPGFAAAAEHAETYLRWVFGFIGIAPEFIVADGIAAGQREAALEGALKSAGELKAA; encoded by the coding sequence ATGTCAAATGCGACGCTCCTCCATCTCGATTCCTCCATCCTCGGCGGCCATTCGGTCAGCCGTCAGGTCAGCGCCGCCATCGTTGCGCGCCTGACGCAGGCCGACCCGGCGCTGAGGGTGGTCTATCGCGACCTCGCGGCCGATCCGCTGCCGCACGCCACGCCGGCCAGCATGCCGGCCGACCATCCGCTGTCGGGCGGCAAGGGTGACGTCGCCAGCCAGCAGGCGCTCGACGCCTTCCTTGCCGCCGACATCGTGGTGATCGGCGCGCCCATGTACAATTTCTCGGTGCCGACGCAGCTTCGCGCCTGGGTCGACCGCATCCTCGTGCCGGGCAAGACCTTCGCCTATGGCGCCAACGGCGCGGTGTCGGGGCTGGCCGGCAACAAGCGGGTGATCGTGGCGCTGGCGCGTGGGGGGAACTATGCCGATCCCGGCTTCGCCGCCGCTGCCGAGCATGCGGAGACTTATCTGCGCTGGGTGTTCGGCTTCATCGGCATCGCGCCGGAATTCATCGTCGCTGACGGCATCGCGGCGGGCCAGCGCGAGGCGGCGCTGGAAGGGGCGCTGAAGAGCGCGGGTGAACTGAAGGCGGCGTGA
- a CDS encoding helix-turn-helix domain-containing protein, which produces MPQERTILIPRHTEVTEEHQHFQNESCRGVSRVLARIGDKWSVLIVMMLADGPRRFNEIKRMIDGISQRMLTLTLRGLERDGLVSRTVYPTIPPRVDYELTPLGHSLREPVMALGQWAQAHLSQIAQAQARFDSAIAGETPLAPVRRTGS; this is translated from the coding sequence ATGCCGCAAGAACGCACAATTCTCATACCGAGGCACACGGAAGTGACTGAGGAACATCAACATTTCCAGAACGAAAGCTGCCGTGGCGTCAGCCGTGTTCTGGCCCGCATCGGCGACAAATGGAGCGTGCTGATCGTCATGATGCTGGCCGACGGCCCGCGCCGCTTCAACGAGATCAAGCGCATGATCGACGGCATCTCGCAGCGCATGCTCACCCTCACCCTGCGCGGGCTGGAGCGCGACGGCCTCGTCTCGCGCACCGTCTATCCCACCATCCCCCCGCGCGTGGATTACGAGCTGACACCGCTCGGCCATTCGTTGCGCGAGCCGGTGATGGCGCTTGGGCAATGGGCACAGGCGCACCTGTCGCAGATCGCCCAGGCCCAGGCCCGCTTCGACAGCGCCATCGCCGGCGAAACGCCCCTCGCGCCGGTGCGCCGGACGGGTTCGTGA
- a CDS encoding tripartite tricarboxylate transporter substrate binding protein, which produces MPNYALTAFALTLTVALPGAALADWQPNRPVEFVAAAGPGGGTDTFARVVQSALSKNELLTTPIIVANKSGGSGAETFIYAKSNKGDPYKLYFGTQDAYVLPLANKLSYSLKDLTPVAALVFDPFILWVNPKTSGIEDVKGFIAKAKENPGQIKLGGAKAKEADETLMTLIERATGTDLTYIPYKSGSEAAIQVAGGHITANVNNPSESVEQWKAGVQKPLCVFESERLADKTVIADGKSWNDVPTCVEAGIDVKTFAQPRTVWAAADIPPEALAYYVELLTKVVGTPEFKGYEERGAQIPRMLTGDAFKDFIAKHEATYAEIYKTNGWLKAAQ; this is translated from the coding sequence GTGCCCAACTATGCCCTTACTGCGTTTGCGCTCACGCTCACGGTGGCCCTTCCCGGCGCCGCTCTTGCCGACTGGCAGCCGAACCGCCCGGTCGAGTTCGTGGCGGCGGCCGGTCCCGGCGGCGGCACCGACACCTTCGCCCGCGTGGTCCAGTCCGCGCTGAGCAAGAACGAGTTGCTGACCACGCCGATCATCGTCGCCAACAAGTCCGGCGGCTCGGGCGCGGAGACCTTCATCTACGCCAAGTCGAACAAGGGCGACCCCTACAAGCTCTATTTCGGCACCCAGGACGCCTATGTCCTGCCGCTCGCCAACAAGCTTTCCTACAGCCTCAAGGACCTTACCCCGGTCGCGGCGCTGGTGTTCGACCCCTTCATCCTGTGGGTGAACCCCAAGACCTCGGGCATCGAGGACGTGAAGGGCTTCATCGCCAAGGCGAAGGAAAACCCCGGCCAGATCAAGCTCGGCGGTGCCAAGGCCAAGGAAGCCGACGAGACGCTGATGACCCTCATCGAGCGCGCCACCGGCACCGACCTCACCTACATCCCCTACAAGTCGGGCAGCGAGGCGGCGATCCAGGTCGCGGGCGGCCACATCACCGCCAACGTCAACAACCCGAGCGAGAGCGTCGAGCAGTGGAAGGCCGGCGTGCAGAAGCCGCTCTGCGTGTTCGAGAGCGAGCGCCTCGCCGACAAGACCGTCATCGCCGACGGCAAGTCGTGGAACGACGTCCCGACCTGCGTGGAAGCCGGCATCGACGTGAAGACCTTCGCCCAACCCCGCACCGTGTGGGCGGCGGCGGACATCCCGCCGGAGGCGCTGGCCTATTATGTCGAGCTGCTGACCAAGGTCGTCGGCACCCCGGAGTTCAAGGGCTATGAGGAACGCGGCGCGCAGATCCCGCGCATGCTGACCGGCGACGCCTTCAAGGACTTCATCGCCAAGCACGAGGCGACCTACGCCGAGATCTACAAGACCAATGGCTGGCTGAAGGCCGCGCAGTAG